A region from the Kribbella shirazensis genome encodes:
- a CDS encoding serine hydrolase domain-containing protein — protein sequence MPDADSQHNPAMHRTSLSYRRRTAGFVLAGALAFGAVAVPTASAGDTRALDRPATASADHPATLQSDLRRHVESYLKQHGVEEYASAVGLSLSLPGHRSTVDVTAGTMSFETHRPVPADAVWQIGSNTKAFTAVLLLQLEAEHRLSMEDKLGKWLPQYPQWRDVTIRSLLNMTSRIRTYDDPATQMLGDFASDPNRYLSKVDLVSYVADLPPADAKWHYSNTGYVLSEMIIEKVTGTSYSRQLYSRIINPLQLKNTFYRAHLYPRQVTAREPAGYFAVRGSGPMDRLYGQDMSTSTMSWARAAGGILSTLHDLTVWTRALYSGQLLPPKQQAALTSLVSVRTGEPIDGTSAAEPAGFGLGVQQSTIGPLGTFWSYQGGTLGTRVLHVYLPESGVIMAMGVNSFSEPNSIGKLAMAVHATLKAHNLIK from the coding sequence CGGCGCGGTCGCGGTGCCCACAGCATCGGCCGGCGACACTCGGGCCCTGGACCGGCCGGCGACCGCATCGGCCGATCACCCCGCCACCCTCCAGAGCGATCTCCGGCGCCACGTCGAGTCCTATCTGAAGCAGCACGGCGTGGAGGAGTACGCGTCCGCGGTCGGACTGAGTCTGAGCCTGCCCGGCCATCGGTCGACGGTGGACGTGACAGCGGGCACCATGAGCTTCGAGACCCACCGACCGGTTCCCGCAGACGCCGTCTGGCAGATCGGAAGCAACACCAAGGCGTTCACCGCGGTGCTCCTGCTCCAACTGGAGGCAGAGCACCGGCTGTCGATGGAGGACAAGCTCGGGAAGTGGTTGCCGCAGTACCCGCAATGGCGCGACGTCACGATCCGAAGCCTGCTCAACATGACGAGCCGCATCAGGACCTACGACGACCCGGCCACGCAGATGCTGGGCGACTTCGCGAGTGATCCCAACCGCTACCTCAGCAAGGTCGACCTGGTCTCCTACGTGGCAGACCTGCCACCGGCGGACGCGAAGTGGCACTACTCCAACACGGGCTACGTGTTGAGCGAGATGATCATCGAGAAGGTGACCGGCACGAGCTACTCGCGCCAACTGTACTCACGGATCATCAACCCGCTGCAATTGAAGAACACGTTCTACCGTGCCCACCTCTACCCGCGACAGGTCACTGCCAGGGAGCCCGCCGGCTACTTCGCCGTCCGGGGATCCGGGCCGATGGATCGGCTCTACGGCCAGGACATGAGCACCTCCACCATGTCCTGGGCACGTGCCGCGGGCGGGATCCTCTCCACGCTCCACGACCTGACGGTCTGGACTCGAGCCCTGTACTCCGGACAGTTGCTGCCGCCGAAGCAGCAGGCCGCACTGACCAGCCTGGTATCGGTGCGCACCGGCGAACCGATCGACGGCACCTCAGCAGCGGAACCGGCCGGGTTCGGGCTCGGCGTGCAGCAGAGCACCATCGGCCCTCTCGGCACATTCTGGAGCTACCAGGGTGGGACCTTGGGCACGCGCGTCCTGCACGTCTATCTGCCGGAGTCGGGCGTCATCATGGCGATGGGGGTCAACAGCTTCTCCGAACCGAATTCCATCGGCAAGCTCGCGATGGCGGTACACGCGACTCTGAAGGCGCACAACCTGATCAAGTGA
- a CDS encoding transketolase → MSSHARSPQSRTPSDDLDQVAELGQQFRVDAIRMSTAAGSGHPTSSLSAAELLAVLAARHLRYDWQHPSNPGNDHLVMSKGHASPLLYAMFKAAGVVSDYELMTTYRRIGSPWEGHPTPALPWVDVATGSLGQGLPDAVGIALAGMHLEKAPYRVWVLCGDSELAEGSMWEALDKAAYFRLRNLTVLVDVNRLGMRGPTELEWDLPAYARRVAAFGCRHLEVDGHDVAAIDAALQEAVDLDQPTVLLAKTRKGHGFTGFEDAEGWHGKVLPPDIAEQAIAELGGPRELSLPRSLPAACPPAPPHPNRPVTLPEYPAGSRIATRTAFGDTLASLGSALPRLVVVDGEVGNSTHADAFAAMHPERYFDVFTAEQQMVATAIGLSVRGFIPFAATFGAFLTRAHDFIRMAAVSRANIRLVGTHAGVEVGPDGASQMALEDLAMMRAVHGSTVLYPSDATSTSYLVQAMAERSGVVYLRATRGAYPVLYEPGEPFPIGGAKLLRSSSHDQVTLIGAGVTTHSCLEAAQLLETEGIVARVIDLYSVKPIDSKTLQDAAEATHGRLVVAEDHHPEGGLGDAVLAALNSTSTTARVEHLAVRVRPGSGSPPELIDEVGLGARHIVAASHRLLGGGS, encoded by the coding sequence ATGTCCTCACACGCGCGCAGCCCCCAGTCCCGAACGCCCTCCGACGACCTCGACCAGGTCGCCGAACTCGGTCAGCAGTTCCGGGTCGACGCAATCCGGATGAGCACCGCTGCAGGGTCCGGTCATCCGACGTCGAGCCTGTCGGCGGCGGAACTCCTCGCAGTGCTCGCGGCACGCCACCTGCGCTACGACTGGCAGCACCCGTCGAATCCGGGAAACGATCACCTCGTCATGTCCAAGGGACACGCGTCGCCGCTGCTGTATGCGATGTTCAAGGCAGCCGGTGTTGTCTCCGACTACGAACTGATGACCACCTACCGGCGGATCGGGTCGCCATGGGAAGGGCACCCCACACCGGCTCTACCGTGGGTTGACGTCGCGACCGGCTCGCTCGGTCAGGGCCTGCCCGACGCCGTCGGCATCGCGCTGGCCGGCATGCACCTCGAGAAGGCACCGTACCGGGTGTGGGTGCTGTGCGGTGACAGCGAGCTCGCGGAGGGCTCGATGTGGGAGGCCCTCGACAAGGCCGCCTACTTCCGCCTCCGGAATCTCACCGTGCTCGTGGATGTCAACCGTCTCGGGATGCGCGGGCCGACGGAACTGGAATGGGACCTGCCGGCCTACGCCCGTCGGGTGGCGGCGTTCGGGTGCCGGCATCTCGAGGTCGACGGTCACGACGTCGCGGCGATCGACGCCGCCCTTCAAGAAGCCGTTGACCTCGACCAGCCGACCGTCCTGTTGGCGAAGACCCGCAAAGGGCACGGGTTCACCGGCTTCGAGGACGCCGAAGGTTGGCATGGCAAGGTCCTGCCGCCGGACATCGCCGAGCAGGCGATCGCCGAGCTCGGCGGCCCCCGCGAGCTGTCGCTGCCGCGGTCGCTCCCGGCGGCGTGTCCACCCGCCCCGCCGCATCCGAACCGACCGGTGACGTTGCCGGAGTATCCGGCCGGCTCGCGCATTGCGACCCGGACCGCCTTCGGCGACACGCTGGCTTCGCTCGGCAGTGCACTCCCCCGGCTGGTCGTCGTCGACGGCGAGGTCGGGAACTCCACGCATGCCGACGCGTTCGCCGCGATGCACCCCGAACGGTACTTCGACGTCTTCACTGCCGAGCAGCAAATGGTTGCCACGGCCATCGGGCTCAGTGTCCGGGGCTTCATCCCGTTCGCTGCGACGTTCGGCGCCTTCTTGACCCGTGCACACGACTTCATCCGGATGGCGGCGGTGTCACGAGCGAACATCCGCTTGGTCGGAACGCATGCAGGGGTCGAGGTCGGCCCCGACGGTGCATCGCAGATGGCGCTGGAGGACCTCGCGATGATGCGCGCGGTCCACGGCTCGACGGTCCTCTACCCGAGCGACGCGACGAGTACGTCGTACCTGGTGCAAGCGATGGCGGAGCGGTCCGGTGTCGTCTACCTCCGCGCGACCCGGGGCGCCTATCCGGTGCTGTACGAGCCCGGCGAGCCGTTTCCGATCGGCGGGGCGAAGCTCCTGCGCTCCTCGTCGCACGACCAGGTCACCTTGATCGGCGCCGGCGTCACGACCCATAGCTGCCTCGAGGCAGCGCAACTCCTCGAGACGGAGGGTATCGTTGCCCGCGTCATCGATCTGTACTCCGTCAAGCCGATTGACAGCAAGACCCTTCAGGACGCCGCCGAGGCGACGCATGGCCGACTCGTCGTAGCCGAGGACCACCACCCGGAAGGCGGTCTGGGCGACGCGGTCCTGGCGGCGCTCAACAGCACCAGTACGACGGCACGCGTCGAGCATCTGGCAGTCCGCGTACGGCCTGGGTCGGGGAGCCCACCAGAACTCATCGACGAAGTCGGCCTGGGAGCCCGGCACATCGTTGCCGCCAGCCACCGCTTGCTCGGCGGTGGCTCGTGA
- a CDS encoding GNAT family N-acetyltransferase — translation MTTTHDLAPALSCVISDQLGPADRQALLDLFERSSPRTRRERFHHALAVFPESYLDDIVEGRQLALGARDACDPENHGRVFGVASAASMGAGTAEFAVWVDDAWQGHGVGTLLTKALFEALGRAGIRTAIGIAEPGNPAVRRMISKAAQRYSINAHDDVLVISVPLGT, via the coding sequence GTGACCACGACGCATGACCTCGCCCCTGCGCTGAGCTGCGTCATCTCGGATCAGCTCGGACCGGCCGACCGGCAGGCACTGCTCGACCTGTTCGAGCGAAGCAGTCCGCGGACACGGCGCGAACGGTTCCACCATGCTCTGGCTGTCTTTCCGGAGTCGTACCTCGACGACATCGTCGAGGGCCGGCAACTCGCGCTCGGCGCCCGCGACGCCTGCGACCCGGAGAACCACGGCAGAGTCTTCGGTGTGGCCTCTGCGGCATCGATGGGCGCTGGTACGGCGGAGTTCGCCGTGTGGGTCGACGACGCCTGGCAAGGCCATGGAGTCGGCACTCTCCTGACGAAAGCACTCTTCGAGGCCCTGGGCCGGGCCGGGATCCGCACGGCGATCGGAATTGCCGAGCCCGGCAATCCGGCGGTCCGCCGGATGATCAGCAAAGCCGCCCAGCGGTACAGCATCAATGCGCACGACGACGTACTCGTCATCTCTGTACCGCTCGGCACCTGA
- a CDS encoding GlxA family transcriptional regulator, producing MPDHTPHEVAVVVQPGVLPFDVAAVEQVFSPLGEPGGTYRVRVCGDQVGPLTGTASYGMQLVHDLAVLRDAGTIMLAGVADPTSGVSPKIAAALRSASARGARIVGIGTGVFALGQSGLLAGRRVTTHWRYSDLLRRTFPSVRVDATALFVEDGRLFTSAGLAGGIDLYLELVRRDHGVMAATTAARYAVLSPPRSGDQTQLVDRPVPVRSYAGLAAVRAWMLDHLGEPLTLDLLATKACLSRRQFARVFRSETGVSPWQWLLAERLREACRLLETTDHPVEYVAQRCGFATAASFRMHLRRETGMNPSAYRASFGTTTAVAS from the coding sequence ATGCCGGATCACACACCCCACGAAGTGGCCGTCGTGGTTCAGCCGGGGGTCCTGCCCTTCGACGTTGCGGCCGTCGAACAGGTGTTCTCCCCACTCGGTGAACCCGGCGGAACGTACCGCGTCCGGGTATGCGGTGATCAGGTCGGTCCGCTGACCGGCACCGCCTCGTATGGCATGCAGCTTGTCCACGATCTCGCCGTACTGCGAGACGCCGGCACGATCATGCTCGCCGGGGTGGCGGATCCGACGTCCGGTGTGTCGCCGAAGATCGCTGCAGCCCTCAGGTCGGCCTCGGCACGTGGTGCCCGTATTGTCGGTATCGGCACCGGGGTGTTCGCTCTCGGCCAGAGCGGTCTGTTGGCCGGCCGCCGGGTGACCACGCACTGGCGGTACTCGGACCTCCTGCGGCGTACGTTTCCCAGCGTGCGGGTCGACGCGACCGCCCTCTTCGTCGAGGACGGTCGGCTCTTCACCAGCGCCGGTCTGGCCGGAGGCATCGACCTCTACCTCGAACTCGTCCGGCGCGACCATGGGGTGATGGCAGCAACCACCGCCGCCCGCTACGCGGTGCTTTCCCCGCCTCGGTCGGGAGATCAAACGCAACTCGTCGACCGGCCGGTGCCGGTCCGCTCCTACGCCGGCCTCGCGGCCGTACGAGCATGGATGCTGGATCATCTCGGCGAGCCGCTCACGCTCGATCTTCTCGCCACCAAGGCTTGCCTGAGCCGCCGACAGTTCGCCCGGGTCTTCCGGTCCGAGACCGGGGTCAGCCCGTGGCAATGGCTACTCGCCGAGCGTCTGCGTGAGGCCTGCCGACTGTTGGAGACCACGGACCACCCGGTCGAGTACGTCGCTCAGCGGTGCGGATTCGCCACCGCAGCGTCGTTCCGCATGCATCTGCGGCGGGAGACAGGCATGAATCCGTCCGCGTACCGGGCGAGCTTCGGGACAACCACGGCCGTCGCGTCGTGA
- a CDS encoding helix-turn-helix transcriptional regulator: protein MATPLRGREAETARLVELLDRLDAGLGASALILGEAGVGKSRLMDELTAMAGRRGQRVIRINADEIDLMSPLSTLLRGLTRADALAGVGPLLDEAAASRPADIWLLTEIQSQLERAAGEAPLVVIVDDVDRADDLSLHAVRLLSDALETSAIAWFLTARAEPPPRLSRLRGSIARSGGLIVTLRSLGDADAIRLVEDILGSQPQASLVDLALAAGGNALLLTELAHGYLMEGRVAVGAGAEGGLTLPMRVREAIRSRVTAMPPDAIRVLEVAAVLGRSFRVADLAAVIQANPAEVMSALRPLLSEGMITERAGQLLFRHELVREAVLADLPVEAVRLVHHDVATVLLARGEPPVDLANHLLAGAGPGDGGLAVALLRAGERLVSTSPGRAVQLAQKALETCSGEAGRWLETAPRVSMLLTQAGRLDEALDVLSVASARGLDGDSEALGRAALCDALWRQSRTAEAVSVIRPVLRREDISASGRLRLEVAWARTRVLGGQPGEAVDQLAASIRAARELADTGVLTSALASRSMALRFVGRFADSLADAQQAVAVQRTDSAWQGVDPRVWLARSLAAADRGEEAEALCRDLMRDANDSTRARDLPAVSATSARLLLSRGRVAEARTEAEAGIAAMEAGGSRELAADLYACAALTAWLEAGRSAALDVLERIDRTTQDNTYGMKHVELVRVLIGGGHDAATTAELVAPMISGLAESYGQLVFDPFHGPSLVRCLVTAGLTAEADIVVRKCRDLAAMNPGIASWRAAGDQAEGLRRGDAELLQAAADGFEKCGRLLAAVLAVNDVASLPGRRRSRTDRERVAASLRGVGANALAGQVVAGRQQRPRPGPVTGWASLTPAELRVVELAALGATNKEIAQRLWISPYTVDTHMRHSLAKLGLRSRVALARLAVEQRAADPTAE from the coding sequence ATGGCGACACCGCTGCGAGGGCGCGAGGCCGAGACCGCGCGACTGGTGGAGCTGCTCGATCGGCTCGACGCCGGCCTGGGAGCTTCGGCTCTGATCCTGGGCGAGGCCGGAGTCGGCAAGAGCCGGTTGATGGACGAGCTGACCGCAATGGCCGGGCGGCGCGGTCAGCGGGTGATCCGCATCAACGCGGATGAGATCGATCTGATGAGTCCGCTCAGTACCTTGTTACGCGGGCTGACTCGTGCGGACGCACTGGCCGGAGTCGGCCCGCTGCTCGACGAAGCGGCTGCCTCCCGGCCGGCCGACATCTGGTTGCTCACCGAGATCCAGTCTCAACTGGAGCGAGCCGCCGGCGAGGCACCGCTGGTGGTGATCGTCGACGACGTGGATCGTGCGGACGATCTCAGCCTGCACGCGGTGCGATTGCTGAGCGACGCTCTCGAGACCAGCGCGATAGCGTGGTTCCTGACAGCGCGGGCGGAACCGCCGCCGAGGTTGTCGAGGCTGCGCGGGAGCATCGCCCGCAGCGGTGGGCTGATCGTGACGTTGCGGTCGCTCGGGGACGCTGATGCGATCCGGCTGGTCGAGGACATTCTCGGTTCCCAACCGCAGGCGTCGCTGGTCGATCTAGCGCTCGCCGCTGGGGGTAATGCATTGCTCCTGACCGAACTCGCGCACGGTTACCTCATGGAGGGGCGGGTTGCCGTCGGTGCCGGCGCGGAGGGAGGGCTGACTCTGCCGATGCGCGTGCGGGAGGCCATCCGATCAAGGGTGACGGCGATGCCACCGGACGCCATCCGCGTTCTCGAGGTCGCGGCGGTTCTGGGGCGCTCGTTCCGCGTGGCTGATCTGGCCGCGGTCATCCAGGCGAATCCAGCTGAGGTCATGAGCGCTCTGCGCCCACTGCTGAGCGAAGGCATGATCACTGAGCGCGCCGGTCAGTTGCTGTTCCGGCACGAATTGGTGCGGGAGGCTGTTCTGGCCGACCTTCCGGTCGAAGCCGTGCGGCTGGTGCATCACGACGTGGCGACAGTCCTCCTGGCGAGGGGTGAGCCACCCGTCGACCTCGCGAATCACCTGCTGGCCGGGGCGGGGCCAGGCGATGGGGGCCTCGCCGTGGCGCTCCTGAGGGCCGGCGAACGTTTGGTATCGACGTCACCCGGGCGCGCAGTCCAGCTGGCACAGAAGGCGCTCGAAACTTGTTCTGGTGAGGCCGGACGCTGGCTGGAGACGGCGCCGCGAGTGTCGATGCTTCTCACCCAGGCAGGCCGGCTCGACGAGGCGCTCGACGTACTGTCAGTGGCGTCCGCGCGCGGGCTCGACGGCGACAGCGAGGCGTTGGGGCGTGCGGCGCTGTGTGATGCGTTGTGGCGGCAGAGCCGGACGGCCGAGGCCGTGTCGGTGATTCGCCCGGTGCTGCGACGCGAGGACATTTCTGCCTCCGGAAGGCTTCGCTTGGAGGTTGCGTGGGCCCGCACGCGGGTGCTCGGCGGCCAGCCGGGTGAAGCCGTCGATCAGTTGGCAGCGTCGATCCGCGCCGCCCGCGAGCTGGCCGACACCGGCGTCCTGACTTCCGCGCTCGCCTCGCGCTCGATGGCGTTGCGGTTCGTGGGCCGGTTTGCCGACTCGTTGGCCGACGCCCAGCAAGCGGTCGCCGTCCAGCGCACGGACTCGGCCTGGCAGGGGGTCGACCCGCGGGTCTGGCTGGCGCGCAGCTTGGCTGCTGCGGACCGAGGCGAGGAGGCGGAAGCCCTCTGCCGCGACCTGATGCGCGACGCCAACGACTCCACGAGGGCTCGCGATCTGCCCGCGGTGAGTGCGACGTCGGCGCGGTTGCTCCTCTCCCGAGGGCGGGTTGCCGAGGCCAGGACGGAGGCGGAAGCGGGTATCGCTGCGATGGAGGCCGGAGGGAGCCGTGAGCTCGCGGCCGATCTCTACGCTTGTGCGGCGCTGACGGCGTGGCTCGAAGCCGGGCGGAGCGCGGCCCTGGACGTGCTCGAGCGCATCGATCGCACGACGCAGGACAACACCTACGGGATGAAGCACGTCGAGCTCGTGCGGGTACTGATCGGCGGTGGGCACGACGCTGCCACGACCGCGGAGCTGGTGGCACCGATGATCTCCGGGCTCGCGGAGTCGTACGGGCAGTTGGTGTTCGATCCTTTCCACGGACCGTCTCTGGTGCGGTGCTTGGTCACCGCCGGTCTGACCGCGGAGGCCGACATCGTCGTGCGGAAGTGTCGCGACCTCGCGGCGATGAATCCCGGCATCGCGTCGTGGCGGGCGGCGGGCGATCAGGCTGAGGGCCTGAGGCGGGGTGACGCCGAACTGCTGCAGGCCGCGGCCGACGGCTTCGAGAAATGCGGCCGGCTACTGGCCGCAGTGCTTGCTGTCAACGACGTCGCGTCGTTGCCGGGGCGTCGCCGCAGCCGCACCGACCGCGAACGGGTTGCGGCGTCGCTGCGCGGAGTCGGCGCGAACGCACTGGCTGGGCAGGTCGTTGCTGGGCGGCAGCAGCGGCCCAGGCCGGGGCCGGTCACCGGATGGGCGAGTCTGACCCCGGCGGAGTTGCGCGTCGTGGAGCTTGCGGCACTGGGCGCGACGAACAAGGAGATCGCGCAACGACTGTGGATATCGCCGTACACGGTCGACACCCACATGCGTCACAGCCTCGCCAAGCTCGGTCTACGGTCGCGAGTCGCGCTGGCCCGACTGGCGGTTGAGCAGCGGGCAGCCGATCCGACAGCGGAGTGA
- a CDS encoding ABC transporter permease, translated as MRIPSAIRRLLGPALLIGIWWVAASTAGDNSRRLPGPDAVLATGIELLRSGQLPDAIAASLQRVTTGVVLGVSAGVMLALLSGLFRIGEDLIDAPVHILRALPALALVPLAILWFGIGELPKVLLIAWATCFPVYLNTFAGIRSVDRSYDELARSLQLGRWTAVRRIVVPGALPGLLVGLRYSLTLGWLVLVVSEQINASSGLGQLMTDARQFFRTDVMFVCLLVYGLLGWLSDRFVRLLERHLLSWRREYTRP; from the coding sequence TTGCGCATCCCGTCCGCGATCCGCAGGCTCCTCGGTCCTGCCCTTCTGATCGGCATCTGGTGGGTCGCCGCATCAACAGCCGGGGACAACAGTCGCAGGCTTCCCGGGCCGGACGCGGTACTGGCCACCGGCATCGAGCTTCTGCGCTCCGGGCAGCTACCCGACGCCATTGCCGCGTCGTTGCAGCGCGTCACCACTGGCGTCGTTCTCGGCGTTTCAGCCGGAGTCATGCTGGCCCTGCTGTCGGGTCTCTTCCGGATCGGCGAAGACCTCATCGATGCTCCGGTTCACATCCTCCGCGCCCTGCCGGCCCTCGCGCTCGTGCCACTGGCGATCCTGTGGTTCGGTATCGGTGAGCTGCCGAAGGTCCTGCTCATAGCCTGGGCCACCTGCTTCCCGGTGTACCTCAATACCTTCGCAGGCATCCGTTCGGTCGACCGGTCGTACGACGAACTGGCCCGCTCCCTCCAGCTCGGACGGTGGACAGCCGTCCGTCGCATCGTCGTACCCGGAGCGCTACCGGGTCTCTTGGTCGGCCTCCGCTACTCACTCACCCTCGGTTGGCTGGTGCTCGTCGTGAGTGAGCAGATCAACGCGTCGAGCGGTCTGGGTCAATTGATGACCGACGCACGCCAGTTCTTCCGAACCGACGTGATGTTCGTCTGTCTGCTCGTCTACGGGCTGCTCGGCTGGCTGTCGGACCGCTTCGTCCGGCTCCTCGAACGCCATCTGTTGTCGTGGCGACGGGAGTACACACGCCCATGA
- a CDS encoding ABC transporter ATP-binding protein codes for MNSLRHRSAPMVTAIGIQRSYGARSVLSGIDLSVERGEFVVVIGHSGAGKTTLLRILAGLDDEFHGEVAVSPRLSLMFQDARLLPWQRVAANVALGLRGRAAKAAAARALTEVGLAARGRAWPRELSGGEVQRVALARALARGPEVLLLDEPFGALDALTRSHMQALLSNVVERHRTTTLLVTHDLDEALGLADRILTMDGGMITADVAVPLPRPRDRGTAEFAAFRGRLLAGLGVAEGLAQKGVR; via the coding sequence ATGAACTCGCTCCGGCACCGCAGCGCCCCGATGGTCACCGCCATCGGAATTCAGCGTTCATACGGCGCCCGCTCGGTGCTGAGCGGGATCGACCTCAGCGTGGAGCGGGGCGAGTTCGTCGTCGTCATCGGGCACAGCGGAGCCGGCAAGACAACCTTGCTGCGCATCCTGGCCGGTCTCGATGACGAGTTTCATGGCGAGGTCGCCGTCTCCCCCAGGCTCAGCCTGATGTTCCAGGATGCGCGCCTCCTACCGTGGCAGCGGGTGGCCGCCAATGTGGCCCTGGGTCTGCGCGGCCGCGCCGCCAAGGCTGCCGCGGCACGCGCTCTGACCGAAGTCGGCCTGGCCGCGCGTGGTCGCGCATGGCCTCGCGAGCTGTCGGGCGGCGAGGTCCAGCGCGTGGCCCTCGCACGGGCACTGGCCCGCGGCCCCGAGGTACTTCTTCTCGACGAGCCGTTCGGAGCTCTGGACGCGCTCACCCGCTCACACATGCAGGCGCTGCTGAGCAACGTGGTCGAGCGCCATCGCACCACGACACTCCTGGTCACCCACGACCTCGACGAGGCGCTCGGGCTCGCGGACCGCATTCTGACGATGGACGGCGGCATGATCACGGCTGACGTGGCCGTGCCGCTGCCTCGCCCCCGGGATCGCGGCACCGCGGAGTTCGCCGCATTTCGAGGTCGGCTGCTTGCCGGTCTCGGCGTTGCCGAGGGACTGGCTCAGAAGGGCGTGAGATGA
- a CDS encoding PhnD/SsuA/transferrin family substrate-binding protein has protein sequence MKYLRALLVVLLIIVPGCSPDSPHAHPDSVAGPADALRVGQIRSNLKPLLQAAGQLEDLPYAITWSSFENGAQAIEAQSAGSADIAYMADTPPIFAEAAGVAVHIVAMTRAPQGARNVSLLVRRGSSVRTMAGLRGKPVAIVPGTITQYLLLEALREAGLAYDDVRQLNLQAPEAITALGRGDAEAAVLVDPFAATAVSSGVADILRTGEGLLSGSNVLVATDAALADPRRAAVIGDFLQRIKAAIAWAARSEAAWAAVYARVNQLPPQVAHETVRRGTTYLVPIDGAAIQAQQRQADAFNELGLLPRRLNAAEQYDDRFNRLLFPGTDRTTPLTPSRHIGPARGHSRRP, from the coding sequence ATGAAGTACCTACGCGCCCTGCTGGTAGTCCTGCTCATCATCGTTCCAGGCTGTTCGCCTGACTCTCCACACGCCCATCCGGACTCGGTCGCCGGTCCAGCCGACGCTCTCCGGGTCGGACAGATCCGCTCGAACCTGAAGCCGCTCCTCCAGGCGGCCGGACAACTCGAAGACCTTCCGTACGCCATCACCTGGAGCTCCTTCGAGAACGGGGCACAGGCCATCGAGGCACAGAGCGCCGGGTCGGCCGACATCGCCTACATGGCGGACACACCACCGATCTTCGCCGAGGCAGCCGGCGTCGCCGTACACATCGTCGCCATGACCCGCGCGCCGCAGGGTGCGCGAAACGTCTCTCTGCTGGTCAGGCGCGGGTCCTCGGTGCGGACGATGGCCGGCCTCCGGGGGAAACCAGTCGCCATCGTTCCGGGCACGATCACCCAATACCTCCTGCTCGAGGCGTTGAGGGAGGCCGGTCTCGCCTATGACGACGTGCGGCAGCTCAACTTGCAGGCACCCGAGGCCATCACCGCCCTCGGACGCGGCGACGCCGAGGCCGCCGTACTCGTCGATCCGTTCGCTGCCACCGCGGTGAGCTCCGGGGTCGCGGACATCCTGCGGACCGGTGAAGGGCTCTTGTCCGGATCGAACGTCCTGGTTGCCACCGACGCAGCGCTCGCCGATCCCCGGCGCGCCGCAGTGATTGGGGACTTCCTGCAACGGATCAAGGCCGCGATCGCGTGGGCGGCCAGGAGCGAGGCGGCCTGGGCCGCGGTCTATGCACGCGTGAACCAGTTGCCACCGCAGGTGGCCCACGAGACGGTCCGGCGAGGAACCACCTACCTTGTCCCGATCGACGGCGCTGCGATCCAGGCTCAACAACGCCAAGCGGACGCGTTCAACGAGCTCGGCCTGCTTCCACGAAGACTCAACGCGGCAGAGCAGTACGACGACCGCTTCAACCGTCTGTTGTTCCCGGGCACCGACCGAACTACGCCTCTCACCCCGAGCAGGCACATCGGCCCGGCTCGTGGTCATTCACGAAGGCCGTGA